In Bradyrhizobium sp. WD16, the genomic stretch GGACGGGAGCTTAAGGACGGTCGCTGGCAGGAACCGGGGTCAGTCAATGCATCGCAACGAAAACAGGAAAGCATGTCCGGCACCGCTCGGCTACCGTTTTATGCAGCACAGTTAATACCCTAGCAGGTGCGTGCGGTGCAGCACGGCGACCGCCGGTGTGCACGGCAATGCTGCGCCGGGCCACGATTGCTGCTTTGCGGGAATGGCATTGACACATCTTCGTCTGGTTAACAGGATAGCTGCGAGACCGCGTGACAAGCCGGCCCCCGGCACGACCTCGTTCCCGTTCCTTCCGAACCCAGAAGCCTAAGGAGATGTCCATGTCCGACGATGTCGTCATCGTCAGCGCTGCCCGCACCCCTGTGGGGTCGTTCAACGGCGCTTTCGCCAATACGCCTGCCCATGAACTCGGGGCCGTGGCGATCAGGGCGGCCCTGCAGCGCGCCGGCATCGAACCCGGCCGGATCTCCGAGGTCATCCTGGGCCAGATTCTTACCGCCGCTCAGGGCCAGAATCCGGCGCGGCAGGCGTCGATCGCCGCCGGCATCCCGGTGGAAAGTCCGGCCTGGGGCGTCAACCAGCTCTGCGGCTCCGGTCTTCGTTCGGTGGCGCTGGGTTACCAGGCCATCGTCAATGGTGATTCCGAGATCGTGGTGGCCGGCGGCCAGGAGTCCATGAGCATGGCGACCCATGCCCAGCATCTGCGCAGCGGCGTTAAAATGGGCCCAGTCGATTTCATCGACACCATGATCAAGGACGGTCTGTGGGACGCCTTCAACGGCTATCACATGGGTAACACCGCCGAGAATGTTGCCCGCCAGTTCCAGATCACGCGTCTGCAGCAGGACGAATTCGCGGTGTCGTCGCAAAACAAGGCGGAAGCGGCGCAGAAGTCCGGGCGCTTCAAGGATGAGATCGTCCCGGTCACCATCAAGTCGCGCAAGG encodes the following:
- a CDS encoding acetyl-CoA C-acetyltransferase gives rise to the protein MSDDVVIVSAARTPVGSFNGAFANTPAHELGAVAIRAALQRAGIEPGRISEVILGQILTAAQGQNPARQASIAAGIPVESPAWGVNQLCGSGLRSVALGYQAIVNGDSEIVVAGGQESMSMATHAQHLRSGVKMGPVDFIDTMIKDGLWDAFNGYHMGNTAENVARQFQITRLQQDEFAVSSQNKAEAAQKSGRFKDEIVPVTIKSRKGDVVVDTDEYPRHGATIEAMAKLRPAFEKEGTVTAGNASGINDGAAALVLMSAKQAAKEGRSPIARIVSWGQAGVDPSIMGTGPIPASRAALKKAGWKVDDLDLIEANEAFAAQACAVNKDLGWDTSKVNVNGGAIAIGHPIGASGARVLVTLLHEMQKRDAKKGLATLCIGGGMGIALCVER